The segment GCGGAGCTGAACGAGATGCGCTACCTGGAGTGCTGCATCAAGGAGGGTCTGCGGCTGTACCCCAGCATACCAGTGATTGGCCGGCGGCTGACGGAGGATGTGCGGGTCGACAACTACACCATACCGGCGGGCACGACCGCCATGATCGTGGTGTACGAGCTGCACCGCGACACGTCCGTGTTCTCCAACCCGGACAAGTTCAACCCGGACAACTTCCTGCCGGAGAACTGCCACGGGCGCCACCCGTACGCGTACATCCCGTTCAGTGCCGGGCCGCGGAACTGCATCGGCCAGAAGTTCGCGATACTGGAGGAGAAGTCCGTCATCTCGGCCATCCTGCGCAAGTACCGCATCGAGGCGGTGAACCGGCGCGAGGACGTGCAGCTGCTGTGTGATCTCGTGCTGCGACCAAAGGATGGGCTGATAGTGCGGCTGCACAAGCGCGAGTAGAAGGGAGGGGCGTGTGAGCGATGAACGCTACCAGACAGCATGtcgcagtagtagcagtagctctctctctctctttctattctTCTCTCGTCGCTCTCGGTACTCAGTATTACTTGTGCTGCCCATCGCACGTAGTGCACACGCTTTGATTTCGGCTCTGGTTGCTGAAACCACCGGAAGAAAGGCAGTACAAAACTCAGATTTTAATGTGTACTTCGCTCGCTTGCTGCTGTTTCTGTCTCCCCTGTGCACTTCCCAGGTTGCTCTGCTGCTTCTACGGGTATTTTACTTTAGACGCTTGTGTTATCCATGCTCTTGCGGGTTGTAAGAAACAATGGTATAAGTCGCTTGTGTACCATGCTTGTCCGCTCGCATGGTTGGCACATTCGTACGTGCTTGCCGCTGGTGGCGTGCGGTGTCTACAGGACCGTTCTATTTCTCTCTAGCCATAGAGACAGCAAGATCGAGACGACCATGCCAGTATTTTACGACGCGATGCGGTGGATACGTGTTCTAGTGAACGTTACTGTCGGGGGCGTTATTGCAGGGTTTGCGAAACTTCGCTGACGGCTCAGGACAATAAGACTTTATAAAtgtagattttaatttttactagtataaataaaacttatGCGGAAAATCGGTATCGGTGTTTTGCATGTACCAAAGCACATGACATAACATATTATTCAGCTGTTTTAGGAATGCCATCCCGTTTAAGACAACGTTTTCATTTGATATCACACGTGCTTGTGTTCAATGATGATGTTTTTATTCACTTGAGAAATTATATCACAAGCATGACAAGTTGCGTTGTAGCATGTAGCTTATTACAACCTGTTTCTTTCAAACGCCATCTATTAGACTGGATCGTTTTAAGACACGTTTGCAGTATCTTCAATGAATATTCTGAGCATGGTTGCAGTTGGGGAGTTGTTGTAACATGTTGAAtggataataataataataataataataataaaaatagtaataataataataataaaaatattattaataataataaaaataataataataacaataataatgataataataattatattaccaataataataataataataataataataataataaaaataataataataataataataataataataataataataataataataataataataataataataataataataataataataataataataataataataataattataacaataataataataataataataataataataataataataataataataataataataataataataataataataataataataataataataataataataataataataataatcataataataataataataatcataataataataataataataatcataataatactaataataataataatataaatatgaacaagaaataagaaaaggaaaaaaaggagacaaatgagtgaaagaaaaatatataagAACATCAAGAAGGAGAAGACATATTATTATAAATGTATAATTACTGTATAATTATCACTTAAGTATCGGTGGTACCTGTCATGTAAAAGTTCGGATCTCATCTTTATAAATAATAtccaaatatttgtttttacaaaCACTTCACACTTACATGTCAAATTTGTCTAAATACAATCATAACTGCAATAAAGTGGAAAACAAGCGATCCCAATagtaatatttatatatatacatccCACTCCTggtttaaaatacaaaacaaaccattaagATTCGTTtataaaagtaaataaaatggtgaaaaacaaacaaaccaaaaatcagCGACACGTTTCAATTGCGAAAACCGCCGACACCGTTTTACAATAAAAACCCACCCACCCGGAACGGTGGAAAACACTAACGAACTATAATCAGCGCCCGCAGAGGCCCGTAGATAAGGAATTTGGATTTTTCCTACATATTGTTCGCGTCAATTTCCACACCGTTGTATCACACCGACACATCAGGCGCTTGCCGCGCTCGATACCTATCGACGCGGACGACTGCGACACCGACCACGGCGTCACCTTCACACCTCACAGCGGCACACGTTTGCCTATCTGCCACGATGGTGTGCTGCAACGCTTGGCGGTGCAGCCCATTAATTGATTACCCGTCCGCCCGGTTGCGATTAGCATTTAGCATGCATGAAGAAAGTGTGAAAAATTGCATCTGTGCTATCGGACTACCAGCCCCGAAAATTGCCTAATTGATGTGACTTTAATTAACGAGGTGAGTCTGATACGCATACGCTTAAGCAGATGTGGAATGGCCATTTCTTGGTGGCAGTTTGCAGAGCTGTGATTTTCCCTCGCCCAGGTGCATGAGATGCTAATGGCCATTATAATTTTTCACTCGAATGAGCTCTGTGGTGTGTGGCGGGACCTCGGGCGGGAGGCGCATAAGTGAAGCTTGTTTGTATATAAGTTCGCAACGGTACCGTCTTCCCGTTTTAGTCGACCCGTAGTAGCAAGTGTGGTGCCACCCCCGTTTGGGACGAAACACTCATTGCGTTTAGGTTGCTGGTACAACGTCATGGCTTACGGTGATTCTGTGCTGCTTGCCTCCAGCATCGGAGCAGGGTCCAACAGCTGGACCAGGCAGCAGTTTATCGAGAGTGTGCCCAAAACtagcgtgctgctgctgctgagcttCATCTTTATCGTGTGCTGCTTGGCAGCGTACCTGGAGCGCTATCGGCGCTTGGTGCGACACATCAACTGCATCCCCGGCCCGGCCACGCTGCCAATCATCGGCAATGCCCTGCTTATCAACGCTGACCGCGAAGGTACAATCAATTACAATCAAACGGTGCTGCTACGAACATGTGTTAGCTGAGAAAGAACGTAATTTAGCTCAGACGAGGAATCGAAATGTCTGATAGTGAGTCCTTTACAAGTGCTTTGAAGTGTTTCAAAATAGTGACCATTGCAAAATctgaaaaaaatctaataatTTGTATGCCTCTGCGTACTGGGAGCATAAATGCCCTTGTGAAACGCTTCGCCAACTtacattgcatacctttaggcgccaAAAGTGAATAAAGCGTTTTACATCAAATTGATTGTGTTATACTGTATAACAGCCGATATTACAGCGATATAGAAGGCAGGAATGATACGTTGttgattaaatttttaaatgacTAACAGTGCTTTGAACTGATGAATGTTAATTGTGTGGTACAATAGAAGCGTTTGTGCGCTGGAAATACTTCATCCTCTTACCCCTTCCCAGTTTTATAACGATATTTCATGATTTTAGAACTGTTCAATCGCATCATCGCATCCCGAAAGCTGTATGGACGCCGCCAGGGTATAACGCGCATCTGGAACGGGATGACGCCTTACGTGCTGATCTCCCAGGCGCAAGCAGTTGAGGTAGGGCTCGCTCGAATGGGCTGTACGCTCCCAGCCACCAGCTAACCAGCTAAATTGCCATACCTTCCAGAAAATACTGAGCAGCAcgaaaaacattgaaaagggCCGTGACTACGAGTTTCTCCAGCCCTGGCTCGGGACCGGGCTGCTGACGAGCCCGGCCAGCAAGTGGCAGCACCGGCGCAAGATCCTGACGCCCACGTTTCACTTCCGCATACTGGCCGACTTTGTGGAGGTGTTCAACAAGCAGGCAACGGTGCTGGTCGAGAAGCTGGCAAAGGAGCTGGACAATGAGGCAGGCTTCGACTGCGTGCGCTACATCACGCTCTGCTCGCTGGACATTATCTGCGGTAGGGATGGAGTGTGCATCACAAAAGCACGCTACTAATGATTGCCGTTTGTcatgtgtgtgttcttttctCTCGCCCTTTCCTCCAGAAACTGCCATGGGATGTCCCGTGTACGCACAGCGCCAGTCCGACTCAGAGTACGTGCGGGCACACGAGAAGTAAGTTTCCGGCCGAGTCCGAGTTTGTCAGCGCATCATTAACCCGGCACGCGCTTATCGCTTATTTGCAGAATCGGCGAGATAATGCTGAACCGGCTGCAAAAGCTCTGGCTCCATCCGGACATCATCTTCCGCTGTACGCGGCAGTACCGGGAGCAGCAGAAGTGTCTCGACATCCTGCACCGGTTCTCCTACCGCATGATCACGGAGCGGCGTTCCATTATTCAAACTGGCAGCATGGTGAAGCAGGCCACCACAGAGGACGGGCTAgatgcaaacaacaacaactgcgAGGGCACCGGGCGTAAGCAGCTCGCCTTTCTCGATCTGCTGATCGAGGCGTCCGACGGTGGTCGGATACTGTCCGACACGGACATACGCGAGGAGGTGGACACGTTCATTCTCGGCGGGCACGATACGACCGCGACCTCCATCTCCTGGACCCTGTTCCTGCTCGGCACGGACCCGACCGTCCAGGAGCGGGTAGTACAGGAGATCGAGTGCGTGATGGGCGACGGTGGCGAACGGTGGCCAACGATGCGCGAGCTGAACGAGATGCGTTATCTGGAGGCGTGCATTAAGGAAGGGTTGCGGCTGTACCCGAGCATTCCGATCATTGGCCGACGGCTGACGGAGGACGTGCGGCTGGCCGACCATGTGCTGCCGGCGGGCACGAACGCCGTCATCGTCGTGTACCAGCTGCACCGCGATCCGGCCGTCTTTCCCAATCCGGATCGCTTCAATCCGGACCACTTTATGGTGGATGCGTCGTCGTCCCAAGAGCCGCGCCATCCGTTCGCCTACATTCCGTTCAGTGCGGGACCGAGGAACTGTATCGGGCAGAAGTTCGGGGCGCTCGAGGCGAAGGCAGTGCTGGTGGCCGTGCTGCGGCAGTACCGGGTCGAGGCGGTCGATCGGCGCGAAAATCTTACGCTGTACGGTGAGCTGGTGCTCCGGTCGAAGGATGGACTGCGGATACGCATAACGAAGCGGAAGTAATGTATACGATGTGTGCTGTGTGATGCCTTACGAATAGTAAGGTTTCTATGTCGGACAGCAATGAGAGGGTCAAGAAAGAATAATGAAGGTCTATAGATTACGGAATCTCATAACATGGACATACCTGAGGGTAGTCTGAGCTGTTTCAATGCAAGACAGGCGATCGATATCGTATCTTCATGTAGGTATTAAATTAAGAGCTgactaaaaacacacaacaaatttacaaaaatgttttgatatAGAATAAAGTTGAATCTCTAATATGAAATATAACCTAGAAAATCCGTTGAAGTATTCTTTCCGTAAGTTGTTGTAATGAACAACCTTGTACGGTTTCCCATCTTCGTTGATTGTTCTATCTAGGATCCCCCCATATTGCCTGTCTGTACCaccagtcatcaactcgtgcgacttaacaacatgcccgtcatgggctcGAGCCCCGATTGGACCGTGCCCCCGTATGTAGGACTTGACTATCTTGCTATGTGTAatcagtaagtcactgaaagccaaaccccaATTGTGgttcaggcaggccttgacctaCAACGGTTGTTATGCCCAAAAAAGATCCCCCAATATTATATTGAGGATATACTATGAGGCAAGCCTATAGGTCCTTGTCAAACTTCAGAAGATCTGTTCATGATGTCGATATAATTGTCTTGAAATTAATAACAAATCACTTTTACTATTTCTGCTAAATACTCTCCACGGCTTAATCTCCTCCAAAATATAAAATTGTCGTAATAATAATTTACCAATAATCTAGTCcactttgaaatatttctcgTACACTTTCTAGGGCCATATGCACATGGTTATGTGGCAAGAATGAGTTAGTATTTGTCTCTAGTGGTTTATAGATTTGGTAGATCTTTATATAACAACTAGAAGATTTTCAAACCTGTTGGGTAAGTATCCAATTGACCTATTTCTTGCTCATCGGCGCTACATTCTACCAATCATACTTAAACTGAATGACTCTGAAATCAGTCTATGATAAGTTTAAATTCCTCCTAAATTGAATATATAGACACTCTCTTCAATACCTAGATCCCGTTCTAGGTTGTATTCTTAAGCTAAGCTTAACTTTTACTAACATGAAGAAACTCCTCATGATTTGAAATGCCTCAGGATGGATAGATGAAATGCCTCAGGGTATCCCTTGGTGGTTGTTAATGAGAGACACGTTAGGCCACACGTATACTCGTTTCATAATGAatattatttgtgttttttgttcaactCCCTTGAAGCCGATGAATCGCAATGTTAGATCGACTCTGCGTGCCTCTTCCCCTATCATTACAGCTGGGCTTGTTTGTCTTGCTCAATCAATTACTAGTTACGAACATTTTCGCTCGTACCTGCAAATAAGCGCGATCCTTTCGAGGATTCTTTCTACAAGATAACAGCTCAGTGGTCATCAAACTGATTGCGTGGTAAAACGAACCTCAGTGCTGCATAAATATCGCCTCCGGAAACTTCCGCACAGCGTACAGGGATGCACCCTGTGCGTGAGATAAGCGCTCTAAATCATGGCAATCCATGTTTGGAGGCCGCCAACCGTTTGCCAACCACTGCGGCAGGCCAGGCACCAGAACGCATTCTTCCGAACtgataaacacacatacagcactTCGACCTGCCCTAGCATCGAAGCACCGGATTGCTAACCTCGACCGCTTATTAAATCATCGACCGCTAATGACCAACCGATCGCGGGAGAGACATTCGCAGAAGTAAAAGTTTGATTGGGCCGGGCGGCCGCAAAGACCCGCACGGGAAGCGCACGGACCACGGGGGCAGAAGCCTTGATGGCAGAAATCGTGTCGCTGGCAAATACTCGAATGCAGCCGACGCAAAGGGCAAACCCCTTGCGCGTAGAGAGGTGAAGTGATTGTCTTCCCTCTAATTGATCGACATCCgccatatacacacacacgcgaacacacacacacacaggtgctTGCCATATCTGTCAGAGTGGCTCGCTAAGGGAGCGATTTGGGTTCAGCCCCGTGAAAGGGTGGACACACGCTTCAATCACACAGCGCGCTTGCCTTCTCGCGGGTTGACCTGCTGCCGGGACGGGAACCTCGGCGAGAGTTAACTGTTATGGCCGGTTGCGTTCCTTCATTAAACCGTCCACCGCTGCACTGGTGCAAGGTGCAGCCGTTGCGGTTTTCGGGCTGTTCACCCTTTTGCAGAGCTCGCAGCCCTCTCGAACCCTTTTTTTGTACCTTTCGCGAGGGATGGATGGGTCCGCATAATCTTTATGCAgccctccacacacacacacgcgccgcTCTAAAAGCACCACGATTGATTCTGACAGGTTCAAGGGCACGgtaaaacattttcaattccGCCATGCCGCCCCGCGGCGAATGCCGGAACATTGGAGTTTGACGACTGCGACTGGCGGCGTGAACTCCACCGTACTGCGATGTGAAAGGTTGCCGCAGTCCGTTCGTGCCAATGAATTGGAAAACTCACATGTTTCTGGCTCTGCAAATACCCACAAGCCGGACAGACGATTGACGGATATGGACAGCAAccgcaaacaaaaccaaaccgagCGCGGCATTAAATCGTGCAGGATGAAGTTCACCCCGGGGCGTCGGGGGAGATGAGATGCTGCGGCTTCCGCCGGGAGTCTATTATCGTGATTAAGGGCGAAACAAATCAGTTCCCTCCGACCGGCACACTGCCTCGCGCGTACATGGCGGAGATACTGGGAGGAGCGGGGAAAGCATGTAAGTAAGGGTGAGCGCGCGCGACTTTTGCGTTCCTTGCCGGTGGCCTCGGAGGTGCGAAGTACACTCATTATTAATGATCATATTAGCACGCCCGTGTGCAGCCGCTATGTGCACGATGACAGATGTAATAAGCTTTTAAAAGCTTGTCGAAGAAAAATGTGCGTGTTACCACCATCATTCCTCCCCATTCCCTTCAGCCGAGCTGGTGGAATTGGTGGAAGCTGCCTTAAGCGAGAGCGCGCACCTCGTCGTGATCTGCAGCTTGACAAATGCTCCCGCGCCACCCAAACGCCACAAATGCAATCGGCACTCAGCCGAGCGTCCCAAAAACGCCAACGCCCATCGGAAGATTGTACCTTTTCCTGCGAGCTGCGGCTATCGGCCAGCAAGAGTGCCGCGGCAGCTCACTTGCACTTCCGCCATCATCGCGCACTATCGGTCATCTCGTTGGGGGCTGAGCTCTGGACATCCACTTCAAGACTTTGCTGTTCAAAGGCCAATCAGGCTTTGTTGATGAACTTCCACATCGGTTCCGCTTAGAAAAGGATCGTTTGTCTTTACcctcttttcttcctttttcattgctttcgCGCAAGCGACCGTTGCGACCGTGGCCAGCCAGTGTGTTTGTTGATGGTATAAAAATTTCACGCACGATCCTGGGCTACAAGGGTACTGCAGCCCGCAGAAGAAACGGAAGAAATAAAACTAGCCCCAACCCATTGCCTCCACCTCTTCCTCCTCCGCCGTGGATGCATCGATCATCGGACGGTGCGTAAGCGTAAGCGCGCTGCGATGGTCAAAGGTAACGAAAGCAATTTTCATGCGCGTGCGCGCGCTCGGTCCGTGACGCGGCCGCGCCCTTGTTCGCTGAATGAGGTCTTAATTCCAGGCATATTAAGGGGACTAGTAATCGATTTATGCAATTAGctttaataataaatacacCGATAGTAATGATAACGCTAATAATAGCTTCCTCATCGAGCCCTGATTGTTGACATTAAAATGACAGTGGCCATTCTGcggtggtttattttttgctgcagcaggagacgcttgttgttttttttttgggtcgtCATAGCTTTTACTTCCAGCAAGGAGTGCACGCATTTTAAAGAGGAGATGTCGTTGTTTACAGAAGAAAGTAAATTAAGGTATTGGAACTTTGACATACAGGTGTAGGACCTTGAAGTCATCTGGAAGAATGATCTGCAGTGACCATGTAACATtaaattttgaagaaaaagttAGAAGTTAGGAAAGTTTCAATCCTCGAACGTATTCCAGCAATAAAGTTACAGCCAACTGACCTGGTATTCTGCCCATCGACCGTAGTGTTCTgcttcatgaatctttcgttgagattaaATTATACTATGCTAAAGCAATGAGTGATTGAAACCTAGAATCGAATCTCTAAACATTtacgaatcttcaaagatatATTATTCcaacaaaatacataaatctctaaagattcatgtaTTTCTGAAGATTCGTAAATTTCTGGATATTCAGGAATCTCTGGAAATGCATGAATGTTTAGACATTAATGACTATCAAGGGCTAACCTACGGcccgtgatacagtcgtcaacccACTATAAGTTCAAGGACGTAACGCCAAGaacagaaagaagaagaagaggaagaaccTCAAGATATATGAATATTTTGACATTCATGAACCTTTTGAGATTTATCAAGCTTTAGAGATTCATCAAGCCTTTAATCCGAGATTcagatttattaaattatttaaaagattCTATCACATTCATACAGAGAAATATCCTCGAAGATACCCGATCGACAAATACAATGAAGAATAATGTATGTACAATGTATTAGAATCGCTTGATTCCATGTAGCATCATAAAAAGGACCTCGGCTCGAATTGTTTGTCCATGTCGTCGTGTATAGTCTCTCGTGGTATAACAGACTCAGAAATAAGAGACAGTGTGATGATCATTTGGCCACAAGCTGCTCCATAATCATTTGAAACAGAACACAACGTGTGAAATCAGACATGCCGTCTATTCTTCTTTGACACACCTTTAACCCGGTAGAGTTATAATACTTAGTAATTTAATGTGTTGTCGATTAGCTGAAGAATACAATACACACATTTTAGGTCTCAAAACAACTCTACCCCACCAACGAAAACActtgaatgatttttaatggtaaattaatccttttttttttggttagcTCTAGATACGTCTTGAACTTCCGATCTTTACCGTGACAGGCGAAGTACGTTGCCACAGCGCTATAGGACTTGTTGCATTCAGCTGTGTTAGAATGCACATATAAAGTAATGATGGTTCACTGTCCGCTTCGTGCAGCCCAGCCAACTTCTTTTGAAACGCAAATAGCTGTAAAAGAACATGCAAAATACATGCGGAAGTACAGCATTGTTTATACCATTTCAAAAACGATTGACACGCTTTATagagaaaaagaacaaatacacaacaaaaatatCGTTATGACCTGTCACATTCTGTCATTTTCCAGAGTATGCCAGTCAATAAATTCTGCCCGGCTGTCACCGCGCATGAGATGGAAGCTAAAAAGgtaaccccaaaaaaaaaagcacatccTTTCCAATCAAAGCAACAAAGAAACCTCCATGCGATCGTGACATTCAGCCAACGGCCGGCGAGTCCTAGAGTGTGTGCCGGCCGGATGACGACTGTACCCGCGCTCCCGCTTGCACTAAGCAATAAATGCACTAAGTACCCTATCAATAAATACCGAGCAAAGGCGGCTTCACGCCCAGCTTCTAGGTTAGAGATGCAGTCGGGCGGCAAGGCCTCACCTTAACATTGTCTGTGCAGGCATCCCCTTTGAAGCCCTTGACAGTTATTGTCAGGTGCGAGTGAAATGAccgaaataaacaacaacaacgcaccGAAAGTCTGAAACGTCAGCCGGTGAAGCCGATTTTTCGTTCGGgtcacacgcgcgcgcgcgcgcccgcgttGCTCTCCGAACGGGCGTTCGGGCGTTGCACGATCTTCTCCGCTAATCCGCGCTCCCGCTTTGCACGCTCGTTCGCAGCATTCGTCATCTCGCCGAAAAGGGAAGGTGAGGTGGAGCTTATAAATATTGGACTATCGGAAATGAGGCAAGTCAGTGTGCGGTGACCACTGCTGGACAGCTGACATCaggtgtgcgcgcgcgcgtttcgTGAGACTGACCCTCCACTAGCGCGGCttcgaagggaaaggaaagctACAAAAAAGAACCTTAGGGCGTGCGAAtaactttgtgtgtgtgtgtttgtgtgtgtctgtgtatgtacTGTGACTGTGACACGAGCTCGTCTCGTGGTTTTGTGACAAACTAGTGATTTTGATGCTTCATTGTTCGGAGGTtttgcagtgcagtggcgGACAGACTTCTCGAGCGTGATCTCGACTGCTCGAAAAATACATCTGCACCATTCTCACTCAACCACCGGTGCGGATTGCTCAGGCGACCGGCCAAACcaccaaccaaaacaaacgctCCCTAGCACCTATCAAAACGTACGTGCCCGCGCACGTTAAGGACCCACGCCCGCGGCCGCGTGCTTGCAATATTCAAACGGAGCGTTTGCACGACCGCAGCAAAGCATGGAGAGCCTTCTCGGCGGCAGCCTGCTACTGAGCAAGCTGTCCAAGGTGTTCACACTGTTCTCGCCCgtcacgc is part of the Anopheles gambiae chromosome X, idAnoGambNW_F1_1, whole genome shotgun sequence genome and harbors:
- the LOC1272071 gene encoding cytochrome P450 4c3; its protein translation is MAYGDSVLLASSIGAGSNSWTRQQFIESVPKTSVLLLLSFIFIVCCLAAYLERYRRLVRHINCIPGPATLPIIGNALLINADREELFNRIIASRKLYGRRQGITRIWNGMTPYVLISQAQAVEKILSSTKNIEKGRDYEFLQPWLGTGLLTSPASKWQHRRKILTPTFHFRILADFVEVFNKQATVLVEKLAKELDNEAGFDCVRYITLCSLDIICETAMGCPVYAQRQSDSEYVRAHEKIGEIMLNRLQKLWLHPDIIFRCTRQYREQQKCLDILHRFSYRMITERRSIIQTGSMVKQATTEDGLDANNNNCEGTGRKQLAFLDLLIEASDGGRILSDTDIREEVDTFILGGHDTTATSISWTLFLLGTDPTVQERVVQEIECVMGDGGERWPTMRELNEMRYLEACIKEGLRLYPSIPIIGRRLTEDVRLADHVLPAGTNAVIVVYQLHRDPAVFPNPDRFNPDHFMVDASSSQEPRHPFAYIPFSAGPRNCIGQKFGALEAKAVLVAVLRQYRVEAVDRRENLTLYGELVLRSKDGLRIRITKRK